The Primulina eburnea isolate SZY01 chromosome 8, ASM2296580v1, whole genome shotgun sequence genome contains a region encoding:
- the LOC140837867 gene encoding protein FAR1-RELATED SEQUENCE 5-like, whose product MEVNTDDDQQFIPQVADDRKPKIGMEFVSLEDAFSFYNQYAREAGFSARISNSKKNKITNEVVWKKFVCFKEGRTDEIRSNKKEIGDRPKNERARGEVRTGCKSKISIVKKQTGINWIVSTFMESHNHPLSTPSKVHLLRSHRNISASKKALTQQFSEANVPTCQQMRLLEIEYGGPEHVGCTERDIRNFEKKLRDEQKGIDAETLIEFFASEKDKNSSFFFDYETYSDKRFSMCFWADPVSRRANSVFGDVVVFDTTYNTNKYGMIFAPFVGVNHHHQTIVFGCGFLTDEKTQSFVWLFNKFIEAMPKGAPNVIITDQDPAMAKAIAQVFPKTVHRYCLWHILNKFPDKLNPVTFRDYYRSIKNVIQNSTTPDEFEKSWEDVIKCANLEQNDWLSLMYELRQKWVPIYFNHIFCAGMSSSQRSESSHAFFKRYVSNKNSLMDFITRFNRALRHQRHNELVADHIDVNEHPKIKTNWPMEAQMVKVYTKKKYVEFQSEMCESHGYYVQQEQTSSMNN is encoded by the exons ATGGAAGTAAATACCGATGATGATCAACAATTCATTCCCCAAGTTGCAGACGATCGAAAGCCAAAAATTGGGATGGAATTCGTATCATTAGAGGATGCATTTTCGTTCTATAACCAATACGCACGAGAAGCAGGATTTAGCGCAAGAATAAGCAACAGCAAAAAAAATAAGATAACGAATGAAGTTGTTTGGAAGAAATTTGTATGCTTTAAAGAAGGGCGTACAGATGAAATCCGGTCGAATAAAAAAGAAATAGGTGATCGACCGAAAAATGAAAGAGCTCGCGGCGAAGTTAGAACTGGATGTAAGTCGAAGATTTCAATTGTCAAGAAACAAACTGGTATTAATTGGATTGTCAGTACATTCATGGAAAGTCATAATCATCCACTCTCAACTCCTTCGAAGGTGCATTTACTACGCTCACATCGTAATATTTCGGCATCAAAGAAAGCATTGACTCAACAGTTTTCAGAAGCCAATGTGCCAACTTGTCAACAAATGCGATTATTGGAAATAGAGTATGGAGGGCCCGAGCATGTAGGTTGCACTGAAAGAGATATTAGAAACTTTGAGAAAAAGCTAAGAGATGAACAAAAAGGTATCGATGCTGAAACACTGATTGAGTTCTTTGCATCTGAGAAAGACAAGAATTCCTCTTTTTTCTTTGATTATGAGACTTATTCAGATAAAAGATTTAGCATGTGTTTTTGGGCAGATCCTGTGTCAAGGAGGGCAAACAGTGTATTTGGTGATGTTGTGGTGTTTGATACGACGTATAACACTAATAAATATGGTATGATTTTCGCACCATTTGTAGGagttaatcatcatcatcagacaatTGTGTTTGGTTGCGGTTTTTTAACTGACGAGAAAACTCAGTCTTTTGTTTGGTTGTTTAACAAGTTCATAGAAGCAATGCCTAAAGGTGCACCAAACGTGATAATTACTGACCAAGATCCTGCTATGGCGAAAGCAATTGCACAAGTTTTCCCTAAAACAGTGCATCGATATTGTTTGTGGCACATATTGAACAAATTCCCAGATAAATTAAACCCTGTGACTTTTCGTGACTACTATCGAAGCATAAAGAATGTCATTCAAAATTCCACAACACCTGATGAATTTGAGAAGTCGTGGGAAGATGTTATTAAGTGCGCTAACTTGGAGCAAAATGATTGGTTGTCATTGATGTATGAATTGCGACAGAAGTGGGTGCCAATATATTTTAACCATATATTTTGTGCTGGAATGTCAAGTAGTCAGAGATCTGAAAGTTCACATGCATTTTTCAAGAGGTATGTCTCTAATAAGAATTCATTGATGGATTTTATCACCCGTTTCAATAGGGCACTCCGGCACCAAAGGCACAATGAGTTAGTTGCTGACCATATTGATGTGAATGAGCATCCCAAGATCAAGACAAACTGGCCAATGGAAGCTCAAATGGTTAAGGTGTATacgaaaaaaaaatatgtggAGTTTCAAAGTGAAATGTGTGAGAGTCATGGTTATTACGTGCAACAA GAACAAACTTCTTCGATGAACAATtag
- the LOC140838141 gene encoding ATP-dependent RNA helicase-like protein DB10 has protein sequence MAATVTSSSTGVRYAPDDPTLPKPWRGLVDGKTGYLYFWNPETNTTQYERPVASLHASCVPSQKCLSPCLEKPLQGHHNGNDDDKINDDSSDGGLTKVESIAGAYQNARSKSDYSLNDSDAKAGVGRGQCVSKGAECSLSAESYRRQHEITVNGVDVPQPFTSFQATGFPSEILREVQSAGFSAPTPIQAQSWPIALQNRDIVAIAKTGSGKTLGYLIPGFIHLKRRQNNPRLGPTVLVLSPTRELATQIQDEAVKFGRSSKISCTCLYGGAPKGPQLRDLDKGVDIVVATPGRLNDILEMRRVTLHQVSYLVLDEADRMLDMGFEPQIRKIVKEVPSRRQTLMYTATWPKEVRRIAADLLVNPAQVNIGNVDELVANKAITQYVEVLSPMDKRKRLEQILRSQEPGSKIIIFCSTKKMCDLLAGNLTRQFGAAAIHGDKSQGERDHVLSQFRNGSSPVLVATDVAARGLDIKDIRVVINYDFPTGIEDYVHRIGRTGRAGATGVAYTFFCDQDSKHAPELVKLLQGANQRVPPEILDMSSYGGGGGMGRGRRWSSGPNEHDTGYGGGRSSCSGRYGGSGGWGMSSSPDRVGGRNNDHGQQNRHGFESSAVQDSIATGSLPYKSFHETMMAAAKNREESPSRSRSPTRNSGWGDNHDRARSRSRSSERFDGAAATATRFSYHESMLAQPRSSHSKPTSFHENSPSSPNTDNALGRSSPKRFGNDESKPSYKGQQEETTLSAEANTMNTSMFQTTA, from the exons ATGGCCGCTACTGTAACTTCCTCATCCACTGGTGTGAGGTATGCACCTGACGACCCAACACTTCCAAAACCATGGAGGGGCCTGGTTGACGGTAAAACTGGATATCTTTACTTCTGGAATCCTGAGACTAATACGACGCAATATGAGAGGCCGGTTGCCTCTTTGCATGCAAGTTGTGTTCCATCTCAGAAATGTCTAAGTCCATGCTTGGAAAAGCCTCTTCAAGGACACCATAATGGCAATGATGATGATAAAATAAATGACGACAGTAGCGATGGTGGCCTTACAAAGGTTGAGTCAATTGCAGGAGCATATCAG AATGCCAGAAGCAAATCAGATTATTCACTGAATGATTCAGATGCCAAAGCTGGTGTTGGACGTGGGCAATGTGTTTCTAAAGGTGCAGAATGTAGTTTGTCGGCAGAGTCTTATCGCCGTCAGCATGAAATAACTGTAAAT GGAGTTGATGTTCCTCAGCCTTTTACCTCATTTCAAGCCACTGGTTTTCCTTCAGAGATATTGAGGGAG GTTCAAAGTGCTGGTTTTTCTGCTCCTACTCCGATACAGGCACAGTCATGGCCTATTGCTTTGCAGAATCGAGATATAGTAGCCATTGCTAAGACAGGCTCTGGGAAGACATTGGGTTACTTAATTCCTGGATTTATTCATCTGAAAAGACGCCAGAATAATCCTAGATTGGGTCCAACAGTCTTGGTGCTTTCACCAACAAGAGAGTTGGCTACTCAGATACAAGATGAAGCTGTGAAGTTTGGAAGATCGTCTAAAATATCTTGCACT TGCTTATATGGTGGTGCGCCTAAAGGTCCTCAACTGAGAGACCTAGACAAAGGTGTTGATATAGTTGTGGCTACTCCTGGTCGCTTAAATGATATTCTAGAAATGAGGAGAGTCACGCTCCATCAAGTTTCATATTTGGTGTTAGATGAGGCAGACAGAATGCTGGACATGGGGTTTGAACCCCAGATAAGAAAAATTGTCAAGGAGGTGCCTTCTCGAAGGCAAACCTTGATGTACACAGCAACTTGGCCAAAGGAGGTTAGAAGAATTGCTGCTGATTTACTGGTTAACCCTGCTCAGGTTAACATTGGAAATGTTGACGAGCTTGTTGCAAACAAGGCTATAACCCAG TACGTGGAGGTTTTGTCACCAATGGATAAACGCAAGCGACTGGAACAGATATTGAGGTCTCAAGAACCGGGATCAAAGATAATTATTTTTTGCTCTACGAAAAAAATGTGCGACCTTCTTGCAGGGAACTTAACCCGTCAATTTGGAGCTGCTGCTATTCATGGAGACAAATCTCAAGGCGAGAGGGATCATGTCTTGAGTCAGTTTCGTAATGGAAGTTCTCCTGTGCTCGTAGCTACTGATGTCGCTGCCCGTGGTCTGGACATTAAGGACATCAG GGTTGTGATAAATTATGACTTTCCTACCGGAATAGAGGACTATGTTCACAGGATTGGAAGAACTGGACGAGCAGGTGCCACTGGAGTGGCTTATACCTTTTTCTGTGACCAGGATTCAAAGCATGCACCAGAGCTTGTCAAACTCTTGCAAGGAGCAAATCAACGCGTTCCTCCTGAAATTCTTGATATGTCTTCTtatggtggtggtggaggaatGGGAAGGGGAAGACGATGGAGCTCAGGTCCCAATGAACATGATACAGGCTATGGAGGTGGTCGATCTTCATGTAGTGGAAGATATGGGGGAAGCGGTGGGTGGGGAATGTCATCATCTCCAGATAGGGTAGGTGGGCGTAATAATGACCATGGACAGCAAAATAG GCATGGTTTTGAATCCTCTGCTGTGCAAGATTCAATTGCCACTGGGAGCCTTCCTTACAAGAGCTTTCATGAGACCATGATGGCTGCTGCAAAGAACAGGGAGGAAAGCCCAAGTCGCAGCAGAAGCCCGACCAGAAACTCAGGATGGGGTGATAACCATGACAGAGCTCGCAGTCGAAGCCGTAGCAGTGAGAGATTTGATGGGGCAGCTGCTACTGCCACCCGATTTAGTTACCATGAATCCATGTTGGCACAGCCTCGATCATCACATTCTAAGCCA
- the LOC140837622 gene encoding protein FAR1-RELATED SEQUENCE 5-like, translating into MEVNTDDDQQFIPQVADDRKPKIGMEFVSLEDAFSFYNQYAREAGFSARISNIKKNKITNEVVWKKFVCFKEGRTDEIRSNKKEIGDRPKNERARGEVRTGCKSKISIVKKQTGINWIVSTFMESHNHPLSTPSKVHLLRSHRNISASKKALTQQFSEANVPTCQQMRLLEIEYGGPEHVGCTERDIRNFEKKLRDEQKGIDAETLIEFFASEKDKNSSFFFDYETYSDKRFSMCFWADPVSRRANSVFGDVVVFDTTYNTNKYGMIFAPFVGVNHHHQTIVFGCGFLTDEKTQSFVWLFNKFIEAMPKGAPNVIITDQDPAMAKAIAQVFPKTVHRYCLWHILNKFPDKLNPVTFRDYYRSIKNVIQNSTTPDEFEKSWEDVIKCANLEQNDWLSLMYELRQKWVPIYFNHIFCAGMSSSQRSESSHAFFKRYVSNKNSLMDFITRFNRALRHQRHNELVADHIDVNEHPKIKTNWPMEAQMVKVYTKKKYVEFQSEMCESHGYYVQQVSVGVELVIYNVMNFQTCSSSKSRTLTHNKQLDYISCSCMKFEFEGIPCRHMLAFFRINQVFQLPDKYILKRWTRDAKVGAIYAMAEQNVIDDPKMCVMSRHSRLSYKASVVIDDASLTDEGTNFFDEQLDYILKKIKEINISRTFNNGSQKKNIMDGVFGITDPSEVRTKGCGKRLKSSKEKSTSKTRLCRGCGHRGVSHDKRNCPNLNDSSTVDDHHKNDDNTNKEDFASMTGSNNMWTTGIRLDE; encoded by the exons ATGGAAGTAAATACCGATGATGATCAACAATTCATTCCCCAAGTTGCAGACGATCGAAAGCCAAAAATTGGGATGGAATTCGTATCATTAGAGGATGCATTTTCGTTCTATAACCAATACGCACGAGAAGCAGGATTTAGCGCAAGAATAAGCAACATCAAAAAAAATAAGATAACGAATGAAGTTGTTTGGAAGAAATTTGTATGCTTTAAAGAAGGGCGTACAGATGAAATCCGGTCGAATAAAAAAGAAATAGGTGATCGACCGAAAAATGAAAGAGCTCGCGGCGAAGTTAGAACTGGATGTAAGTCGAAGATTTCAATTGTCAAGAAACAAACTGGTATTAATTGGATTGTCAGTACATTCATGGAAAGTCATAATCATCCACTCTCAACTCCTTCGAAGGTGCATTTACTACGCTCACATCGTAATATTTCGGCATCAAAGAAAGCATTGACTCAACAGTTTTCAGAAGCCAATGTGCCAACTTGTCAACAAATGCGATTATTGGAAATAGAGTATGGAGGGCCCGAGCATGTAGGTTGCACTGAAAGAGATATTAGAAACTTTGAGAAAAAGCTAAGAGATGAACAAAAAGGTATCGATGCTGAAACACTGATTGAGTTCTTTGCATCTGAGAAAGACAAGAATTCCTCTTTTTTCTTTGATTATGAGACTTATTCAGATAAAAGATTTAGCATGTGTTTTTGGGCAGATCCTGTGTCAAGGAGGGCAAACAGTGTATTTGGTGATGTTGTGGTGTTTGATACGACGTATAACACTAATAAATATGGTATGATTTTCGCACCATTTGTAGGagttaatcatcatcatcagacaatTGTGTTTGGTTGCGGTTTTTTAACTGACGAGAAAACTCAGTCTTTTGTTTGGTTGTTTAACAAGTTCATAGAAGCAATGCCTAAAGGTGCACCAAACGTGATAATTACTGACCAAGATCCTGCTATGGCGAAAGCAATTGCACAAGTTTTCCCTAAAACAGTGCATCGATATTGTTTGTGGCACATATTGAACAAATTCCCAGATAAATTAAACCCTGTGACTTTTCGTGACTACTATCGAAGCATAAAGAATGTCATTCAAAATTCCACAACACCTGATGAATTTGAGAAGTCGTGGGAAGATGTTATTAAGTGCGCTAACTTGGAGCAAAATGATTGGTTGTCATTGATGTATGAATTGCGACAGAAGTGGGTGCCAATATATTTTAACCATATATTTTGTGCTGGAATGTCAAGTAGTCAGAGATCTGAAAGTTCACATGCATTTTTCAAGAGGTATGTCTCTAATAAGAATTCATTGATGGATTTTATCACCCGTTTCAATAGGGCACTCCGGCACCAAAGGCACAATGAGTTAGTTGCTGACCATATTGATGTGAATGAGCATCCCAAGATCAAGACAAACTGGCCAATGGAAGCTCAAATGGTTAAGGTGTATacgaaaaaaaaatatgtggAGTTTCAAAGTGAAATGTGTGAGAGTCATGGTTATTACGTGCAACAAGTATCTGTAGGAGTTGAATTAGTGATTTACAATGTGATGAATTTTCAAACTTGTTCTTCCTCCAAATCAAGGACGCTCACACATAATAAACAGTTGGATTACATATCATGTAGTTGTATGAAATTTGAGTTTGAAGGCATACCATGCAGACATATGTTAGCTTTTTTTCGTATCAACCAAGTGTTTCAATTGCCTGATAAGTATATACTCAAACGGTGGACACGAGATGCAAAGGTTGGAGCAATATATGCTATGGCGGAGCAAAATGTCATCGACGATCCAAAAATGTGTGTGATGTCAAGACACTCGAGGTTATCGTATAAAGCTTCTGTAGTAATTGATGATGCATCATTGACTGATGAAGGAACAAACTTCTTCGATGAACAATtagattatattttaaaaaaaattaaagagatTAACATTAGTAGAACATTCAACAATGGTAGTCAAAAGAAGAATATCATGGATGGGGTCTTTGGTATTACCGATCCTTCTGAAGTAAGAACAAAAGGATGTGGGAAGAGGTTGAAATCATCAAAAGAGAAGTCAACCTCAAAGACCAGGCTATGTCGTGGATGCGGGCATCGAGGTGTGTCACATGACAAGCGCAACTGTCCAAATTTGAATGACAG CTCAACTGTAGATGATCATCATAAAAATGATGACAACACAAATAAAGAAGATTTTGCATCGATGACTG GTTCTAACAACATGTGGACAACTGGAATACGTTTGGATGAATGA